DNA from Bradyrhizobium japonicum USDA 6:
CATAGTCGTGGAAGCCGGCCTGCCGGCCGCGCTCGATCGCCGCCGGCGACACCAGCGCGGACAGGCCGATGATCGGCATCGCGCCCAGATTGGTGTCGGAGCGGATCACTTCGGCGAACTCGAACCCGTTCATGTCGGGCATCTCGATGTCGGTCAGGACCACGTCGAAGCTCTGCGCACGCAGCGCAGCCAGGCCCTCCTGCGCGGTCGGCGCGGTGCGGACGCGGTAGCCGGCCGCCTTCAGCACCGGGGCCAGCATGTTGCGGAAGAACGCCGAGTCGTCGACCAGGAGCACCGACTGCGAATGCATCGACGGCTTCATCTCCTTGCGGGTGAACCAGTCGGCGAACGCCATCGGCAGGAAGTGGCCGACGTCGATCACTTCGGTGGCCTGGCCCTTGATCACGGCCGAGCCGAGGATGCCGGAGGCGGAGCCGCCGACCTCGATGTTGAGCCGTTCCTCGACGATGTCGATGATCTCGTCGACGACGAGGCCCATGGAGCGGCCGTCATCGGCGAACACCAGGATCGGCTGGGCGCCCTGGCTCGCGATGGTGACGCTCTCCATGGCGACCAGCGGCATCAGCTGCTCGCGGTACTGCACCATGTAGCGGCCGTTGGAGAACTCGATCTTGTCGGCCGGAAGCTCTTCCAGGCGGGTGACGAGCCCGAGCGGGACCGCCTTGGGCTGGCTGGAGCCGGCGCGGAACACGAGCAGCGAGGTGGTCTGCTCGCCACTTCCGATGTGATGCGCGCCGTTCTCGTCGCCCATGTCATGGGCCGAGGAGCCGGCGGCGCCGAGCGCTTTCGCAATGCCGTTGGGATCGATGATCATGATGACCGCGCCATCGCCCAGAATGGTGTTGCCGGAGAACATGTCGATGTGACGCAGCTTCGTCGACATCGGCTTGACCACGATCTCTTCGGTGTGGAACACGCCGTCGACCACGATGCCGAAGGTCTGGCTGCCGACTTGCGTGACCACGATAAAGCCGTTCTCGGGATCGCTGGCGGCGCCGTCGTCGATCTTCAAGAGCTTCTTGAGGTGGATCAGCGGCAAGAGCTTGTTGCGCAGCCTGAGCACCGCGGTGTCCTTGATACGCTCGATGCGGTGCTCGCTGTTGGCGCGGGCACGGACGAGCTCGACCACCGAGAGCTGCGGGATCGCGAAGCGGTCGCCGGCGGCCTCGACGATCAGCGCCGAGACGATCGCCAAGGTCAGCGGGATCTTGATGGTGACGGAGGAGCCCTCGCCGGCCACCGACTTGATGTCGATGGTGCCGCCGATCTGGTCGATATTGGTGCGCACCACGTCCATGCCGACGCCGCGGCCGGAGACCGAGGTGATGGCGGCCGCGGTCGAGAAGCCGGGCGCGAAGATGAACTTGTGGATCTGGGCTTCGCTCATCTTC
Protein-coding regions in this window:
- a CDS encoding hybrid sensor histidine kinase/response regulator, translating into MDDLLREFLTETSESLDTVDNQLVKFEQEPNNAKILDNIFRLVHTIKGTCGFLGLPRLEALAHAGETLMGKFRDGMPVTGQAVTVILSSIDRIKEILAGLEATEAEPEGTDRDLIDKLEAMVEQGMAAMAAGSAAPVAEAPPLVPEAPVAAAPAPAKEMTTGSLIDQTLERPLRPGEVSLDELERAFRETAIEAPAPVVKAEPAPAAEAPAPAAKEAAKEAAKPAKEKAAPKKSMADEGAAEGDRIANQSIRVNVDTLEHLMTMVSELVLTRNQLLEISRRNEDTEFKVPLQRLSNVTAELQEGVMKTRMQPIGNAWQKLPRIVRDLSSELGKQIELEMHGADTELDRQVLDLIKDPLTHMVRNSADHGLETPAERLASGKGEQGTIRLSAYHEGGHIIICIADNGRGLNTERIKAKAISSGLVTEAELEKMSEAQIHKFIFAPGFSTAAAITSVSGRGVGMDVVRTNIDQIGGTIDIKSVAGEGSSVTIKIPLTLAIVSALIVEAAGDRFAIPQLSVVELVRARANSEHRIERIKDTAVLRLRNKLLPLIHLKKLLKIDDGAASDPENGFIVVTQVGSQTFGIVVDGVFHTEEIVVKPMSTKLRHIDMFSGNTILGDGAVIMIIDPNGIAKALGAAGSSAHDMGDENGAHHIGSGEQTTSLLVFRAGSSQPKAVPLGLVTRLEELPADKIEFSNGRYMVQYREQLMPLVAMESVTIASQGAQPILVFADDGRSMGLVVDEIIDIVEERLNIEVGGSASGILGSAVIKGQATEVIDVGHFLPMAFADWFTRKEMKPSMHSQSVLLVDDSAFFRNMLAPVLKAAGYRVRTAPTAQEGLAALRAQSFDVVLTDIEMPDMNGFEFAEVIRSDTNLGAMPIIGLSALVSPAAIERGRQAGFHDYVAKFDRPGLIAALKEQTAGAAGASELSRAAA